The Pigmentiphaga aceris DNA segment TTCAACGCAAGCCAGTCGCGCCAGCGCACCGGGTTCAGCCGCGAGTCGATCAACACCGATTGTGCAAGCATCGCCATGTCGGGCACCTGGTTCTGCCATGCAGGCGCACACAAGGGGGCGATTTCTTCCTGGCCCAAGGCTTCGGTGGTCACGCCTTGGCTGCGCAAGGGGTTGCCATAGGCAATGGAAATGTCGACCTCAGGATGACGCAGCAAATCGATCGGTTCAGCCGCTGAAGACATCGACAGATCAATGTCGGGGTGGCTTGCCATGAAACGTGGCAAGCGCGGACCCAGCCACTGCGTGGCGAAGCTGGGCGAACTGTGCACGGCAAGCGTGCGGGCACTGCTGACGGGCCGCAGATCGGCACAGGCGCTTTCGATGGCATCGAAGGCATCGAACAGTTGCCCAGCCAGGCGCATGCCATCTGCGGTCAGCGCCACGCCACGGTTGCGGCGCAAAAACAGCGGCAAGCCGAAGTAGTCTTCCAGGCCACGAATCTGATGGCTGATCGCCGACGGCGTCAGGTGCAATTCGTCTGCGGCCAATGCAAAACTCTCCAGTCGGGCTGCTGCCTCGAATGCACGCAGAGCGAAAAAGCTGGGGAGTTTGCGCATGCTGGAATTCCGGCGAGACAGGCGGCATCAACGAACAGACAAGGCCGAACACGGCCAACCACATACATCGATCCGCATCGACAAACACGCTGCGGACGTGAGCCAGCCCCGCGTCTCAGATGAATTCAATTCACTCTATTGTGAAGACTCGTCGCTTGTCAACGCAGTGCACGGCTCCGATGATGACTGCATAAAAACAGTCCCCGGAGATCACCATGCTCGACACCCTTGACCGCCCCGCCACGCAGCCAAACCCTTTGCTGGAAACGGCCACGCCCGACGGCAAGCCGCGTGTGTCCATCTATCAGCCGGAACAGGCAGGGTTGATCTTTCCCGACATCCCCAGCTTTGCCACGCATGCAGAAGAACGCCTGTATCGGCAAAAACATCTGGTGGCGGCCTGTCGTGCGTTTGCCCAGCATGGCCTGGATTACGGCTTCGCCGGCCACCTGACCGTGCGCGATCCAGAGCATCCACATCTGTACTGGACCAACCCCATGGCAGTCCATTTCTCACAGGTGAAGCTGTCCAACCTGATCCTGGCCGATCACGATGGCCGGGTCGTCGAAGGCAAATACGCCATCAACCGTGCAGGTTTTGTATTGCATGCGGCTGTACACGAAGAGCACCCGGATATCGTCGCCATGTGCCATGCGCACACGGTCTACGGTACTGCGTGGGCATCTACCGGCAGGCCTTTGCCGCCAGTGTCGCAAGACGCGGCCGTGTTCTTTGAAGACCACGTGGTCATCACCGCCGAAGCGGGTGCAGTGGCGGTCGAAACCAAGGCAGGTCATTCGGTGGCAAGCGCCTTTGGCAAGAACCGCGCGGCCATTCACCAGAACCACGGGCTGTTGACGGCCAGCCGCCACAGCATCGATGAAGCCGCGTTCTGGTTCATTGCGTTGGAGCGCTGCTGCCAGGTGCAGTTGCTGATCGAGGCGAGTGGCATTACCCCGCAACTGGTGCCGCCCGAGCGCGCTCGCTACAGCCGTGAAAACGTCGGCAACGAGTTCATCGGCTGGCTGCATTTCCAGCCGATCTATGACCAACTGGTGGCTACGCAGCCGGATATGTTCGACTGACTATGAGAGCCGTACATAGTCCTGGTTCTGCCATTTGATCTGGCGGCGCGTACCGACTACCGGCACCCACGACAATCGCCCCGAGCGTCGGACAACGGTCCTGACACTCGGGGCGTTTTTGTTCCAGCAAGGGCTATCGGCTACACGCCAACAAACCGGGCATCAGCTATCAGGCCATGGCCTCGCTCATCAGCGCTTCCTTGCGTTCAACCATCATGGCACCGACCTCTTGCAGGTCAATCTTTTTGCGGATCACCTTCGGGAACAAGTCTTCCTCTTCTTCCTTCACGTGGTGCTCGATGTACTCAGCCAGGACCGTGAACTTGGCGTCGTACAAGTCATCGCCCGGCTTCATGCTTTCCAGCTCGGCGATCAGGTTCTTGGCACCAGCGTGTTCGACCACCGCTTCGTCAACCATGTCGCCAAATGCCTCGTGGTTGGCTTCCTGCAAAGCCGGGTAAAGCAATTCTTCCTCGATCTGCGTATGCACGGTGAGCTCCATACAGGCCTCACGCACGATGGCTTCCTTGCGTGTGTCGTCCTTGACGGATTCGAACTCGCGGAACAGCTTTTTCACTTTACGGTGATCGTCCAGCAGCAGGCTGAGGCAAGTTTTCTGGGCAGCGGGGATCGTGGCTTTGTTCATGATGAATTCCTGTTGAGCTGAATATTGAACTGACGATGGCGGCGGCAACCCGGCCGCGCGATCAAGGGTTGAGCAGGGTGAGCCGCACACCCACATGACTGGCAGCCAAGCACGAGCCGTGCCTATCTTCGACAATGCGGGCAATGACGGACTACCGCCCTGGCACCACGGCAATCGGTACATAGGCCGTTGCAAGCCAAGCCCCCGACAAATCAACTCATCCTGGGAAACCCCTTAGCAAAACTTCTTTGACAGGGGATCCCACGACATCCAAACTTCGCAAAATGGAATTCCGAATGCAGAATTCGAAAATGAACGATATCAAATCCAACCCGCTGTACATCGATCAGGTCTACGAACACCTGCTCAACGCCATTGCCCACGGGGTACTTGCCCCCGGATCACGCATTCGGCAGAGCGCCTTGTCGACCAGCCTGGGCGTGTCACGTCAGCCGGTCAGCCATGCCTTGCAGATGCTGAAAAAACAGGGGCTGGTACGCGATACCGGCAGGCAAGGCCTGGAAGTCAGCCCCATCGATCCGCACCACGTCTTGCAGCTGTACCAGGCACGTCAGTCACTCGAAGCGCTGGCCGCCACGCTGGCAGCCGAACGCGCTGCCAACGGTCTGGCTACTGCCGACGAACGCAAGACCTTGTCCGATGCGCTGGAAAGCGGTCGTGCACTGGCCTTGCAGGCCACCGACCTTGCCGGCCTGGTGCAGGCCGACGCGAGTTTCCATGTGGCGATGTATCGCTTCTCGGCCAACCCGGTCATTGGCGAAATGCTGAAGGACCAATGGCCGCACCTGACTCGCGCCATGGTCGGTGTGCTGGATGAACCCGGCGTGCCGCAGCGCGCCTGGGACGAGCACGTTCGCATCACCGCCACCGTGCTGGCCGGTGACGCAAAGACCGCCAACAGATTGATGCACGAGCATTTGCAGCGTGCCGGTGCCGATCTGTTTGCACGTCTGACCAAAAGAATTTCTCTCGCGGCCTGAGATGCAGTTGACGCGGTGGGCCGCGCATTTCTCATAGATCGTCAACGAATACGGAGACAGGCATGAAACTCACCCCGCAACAGCTCAAAGACTTCGACGAACTTGGCTATATCTTCCTGCCCGACTGTTTCCCGAAGGAAGAAGTCGCCGCCTTGCGCCAGGCATCCGCCGATATCTTTTCGCAGCAACGCGAGGAAATCTGGCGTGAAAAAAGCGGCGTGCCACGCACCGCATTCGCTTGCCACACCTACAACGAAGCCTGCCGTCTGGCTGCTTCCGACGCACGGCTGATCGATCCGCTTGAGCAGCTGTTCGGTGAACAGCTCTACATCCACCAGTTCAAGATCAATGCCAAGGCTGCCTTCACCGGCGACGTCTGGCAATGGCACCAGGACTTCCCCACCTGGCAGAAAGACGACGGCATGCCCGAGGCGCGCGCGATGAACATCGCCGTGTTCCTGGACGACGTGATGCCCATCAACGGCCCGCTGATGCTGGTGCCGCGCAGCCACAAGACAGGTGCCCTGCCCTCGTCGCACGACACGCAGACCACCGCCTACCCGCTCTGGACGCTGGACAACGACACGGTGGCAAAACTGGTGGAACAGAACGGCATCGTGGCCCCCACCGGCAAGGCTGGTGGCGTGCTGATGTTCCATGCAAACCTGGTGCACGGTTCGGCCGGCAACATCACACCCTTCCCGCGCAAGATCGTCTACCTGACCTTGTCAGCCGTATCGAACGCGATCACCAAGCCGACCCGCCCGGAGTTCATCGCACACCGCGACTTCACGCCGGTTGAACGTGCGCCCGAAGGTGCGCTGGCCGAACTTGCACAGCAACACGCCACGGCCTGAATTCGCCCGGAATCTGCCTGTTGCCGGCCGGCCAATTTGGCCTTAGCTTGTCTGCAGCGCTTTTCTGCAATGCTTGTCCGCAGTACTTGTCTGCAATAAAAGGCCGGGCACCGCGCCCGCCTTTGCCCTGCACGCCTGGTGCCGGCAACCCCGGCCCGACGTTTCATCCGGCAGCACACCCCGCTGCCGACGCGGCCTGATGCGACGCGCCCACGTCGCACTGGCCGGCTAGACGTTCGCACATTGCCCTTGCGGCACGCCGACTCACGTATCGGCGGCCCGCGCGATTTTGCACGTTCCTGACCGCACGTTCCTGATTGCAAGTTCCTGACCGCCACGCTCATAGCCACATTCGTCGCTACGTGCCTGGCTGCACGCCCCCCACGCAGTACGACCCATAACTATTCCAAGCACGCCAGGAGACCAGCATGTCCATGACACGACGCGCCTTGCTGAAGGCCTCGTTGACCGCTTCAGCAGCTACCCTGCTTACCGGCCGCGCCGGCTTTGCCATCGCGCAAGACAGAAAGTTCACCTACAAGTGCGCGATGAACACCCCGATGACGCACACCATCTACATTCGTCTGGCCGAAGCGGTGGAGCGCATCAAGACCCAGACCGATGGCAAGGTCATCATCAACCTCTTCCCCAGCAGTCAGCTCGGCTCAGACACGGACGTGCTGGGCCAGGTGCGTGCAGGCGCGCTGGAAACCGTGATCATGCCGGGGGTGGTGCTGGCCAACCTGGTGCCGCTGGCCTCGCTCAACAGCGTCGGCTTTGCGTTCAAGGACTACCCGGCCGTGTGGAAGGCCATGGACGGCGGCCTTGGCAATCACATCCGCAGCCAGATCTCGAAGACCAATCTGGTGGTGCAGGAAAAGATCTGGGACAACGGTTTCCGTCACCTCACTGGTTGGCAACCCGTCAATTCGCCGGCTGACCTGGTCGGGAAAAAAGTCCGTGTTCCGGTCAGCCCGGTACTGCTGTCGATGTTCAAAGCGCTGGGTGCCGCGCCGGCGCCGATCAACTTCAACGAGCTGTACAGCGCGCTGCAGACGCACGTGATCGATGCGCAGGAAAATCCGCTGACCATCATCTCCACCGGCAAGCTCTACGAAGTGCAGAAGTTCTGTGCGATGACCAGCCACGTGTGGGATGGCTACTGGTTCATGTCGAACAAGAAGTCCTGGGAAGCCTTGCCCGCCCCCTGGCGCACCATTGTCGAAAGCAACCTGGCGGAATCGGCTGTCGCCCAGCGGGCCGACAGCGAAAAACTCAACGAGACCTTGAAGCAGGAACTCGGTGCCAAGGGGCTGACCTTCAGCACGCCAGACACCGCCCCCTTCCGCGACGCGCTGCGCAAGAGCGGCTACTACAGCGAGTGGCAGAAAAAGTTCGGCGACGAAGCCTGGGGACATCTGGAGGCGGCGGTCGGCAAACTTGCGTGAGGCCTTGGGTAAGACGTGGCGCTGGGCAAGACGGGGTGAAAAAAACGATGCGCAATTTCTTCGTTCGTGCTTTTATCCACGTGTAAACCAGCATTAAAGACTTGAGCAAGTCAGCTTAAGCTCTGCGAAGGACCGGACGGCGAAACGCCCGACGGTCCTTCGGCACGTTGGTTGTTGGTTCGTTCTTTGGTCTGTGTTTTTTAGTTCGTTTTTTGTGTGTTTCTTGCCAGCTTATTTGCTGGATTCTTGTTCGTCTTTTCGTTCACCTTACGTCGCCAGACTCCGGCACGCTCCACGCGCGCCTTGTGTCGCCAATTTTGCGATCTGGTCGGTGCGCACTTGCCTCCAGGCAGCACCAGGCATGCATCCGGCCGAATCAGAAATTCGACTCTTCCGGAGATACGCATGCCCATTTCCCGTCGTGCCTTGCTGCAGACGTCCGCCCTCGCCATGCTGGGCGCAGCCCATACCGCCCGCGCCCAAAGCGGCCAGTTCACCTACAAATGTGCGATGAATGTGCCGGTCACGCATCCGGTCTATCTGCGGATGGTCGAAGCAGCCGACCGCATCAAGAAACAGACCGATGGCCAGGTGGTGCTCAGTCTGTTCCCGACCAACCAGCTTGGCTCGGACACCGACATGCTTGGCCAGGTACGCGCTGGCACCCTTGAAACCGTGATCATGCCGGGGGTGGTGCTGGCCAACCTGGTGCCCATGGCCTCGCTCAACAGCATCGGGTTTGCGTTCAAGGACTATCCCACCGTATGGAAGGCGATGGATGGCGGTGTGGGCGATCAGATCCGCGCACATATCCGCAAGACCAATCTATTGGTGCAGGACAAGGTCTGGGACAACGGCTTTCGACACATGACGTCCTGGCAGCCAGTCAGCAGTCCCGCCGACCTGACGGGCCGGCGCGTGCGCGTGCCAGTCAGCCCACTGCTTCAATCCCTGTTCAAGTCACTGGGTGCAGCCACTGCCCCGATCAATTTCAACGAGCTGTACAACGCGCTGCAGAACCGCGTGATCGATGCCCAGGAAAATCCACTGGCATTGATCTCCACCGCCAAGCTGTACGAAGTGCAGAAATACTGCGCACTGACCAGCCACGTGTGGGACGGCTACTGGTTCCTGTCGAACAGGAAAGCCTGGGAATCCATCCCCGAGGCCACCCGCAAGATCGTGGACCGGAACCTGGCCGAGTCTGCGTTGGCGCAACGTGCCGACAACGAACAGCTCGCCTCCACCTTGCAAGCGCAGCTGACAACGCAAGGGCTTACCTTCAGCACACCAGACACCACGCCGTTTCGAGAAACGCTGCGCAAAACGGGCTTCTACGTGGACTGGAAAAGGAAATTTGGCGAAGAGGCCTGGGCGGCGCTGGAGAAGGAAGTGGGCACGCTGGTCTGACGCGCGGGGCGCGGCGCAAACGCCCCGCAAGCCGGGGCCATTACAATGCGCTCCCCTTTGCGCGTCTTGTCATGTCCCCACGTCTTTCCCGCTGGCTCCCCGAGTTTCGCGCGTCCCTGGCCCTTGGCTGGCCGCTGATCCTGACCAATCTGGCGCAGCTTGCGCTCACCACCACCGACGTCTTGTTGCTGGCGCGCCTGAGTGCCGATGCACTCGCCGCAGCCACCTTGGCCACCGGCATGTACCACGTGTTGGCGATCTTCTGTCTGGGGTTGATCTCGGCCACCATTCCGCTGATCGCCACGGCGCTGGGCAAACGTCGCCACGCGATGCGAGACGTGCGCCGCACGGTCACGCAGGGCCTGTGGGCTGCCGTATTGATCTGTCTGCCGATGTGGCTGCTGATGTGGCATGCCGACGTGGTGCTGATCGCGCTGGGTCAGCGCCCCGAACTGGCCGCGCAGGCCTTCGAGTTGATGCACACGCTGCAATGGGCCTTGCTGCCCCACCTGGGTTACCTGGTGCTGCGCTCCTTCTTGTCGGCAATGGAACAGCCACGTTGGGCATTGCTGGTGGCCGCTATTGCAATCGTGTTCAACGCCGTGGCGGCATGGGTGCTGATCTTCGGGCACGCAGGTTTCCCGGCGCTGGGCCTGGCAGGTGCCGGCATTGCCAGCACGGCGTCGAGCACACTGATGTTCCTTGGACTGGTTGTGGTGGTGACACGCCAACACCGGTTCCGACGCTTCCACCTGTTCGGC contains these protein-coding regions:
- a CDS encoding LysR substrate-binding domain-containing protein, yielding MRKLPSFFALRAFEAAARLESFALAADELHLTPSAISHQIRGLEDYFGLPLFLRRNRGVALTADGMRLAGQLFDAFDAIESACADLRPVSSARTLAVHSSPSFATQWLGPRLPRFMASHPDIDLSMSSAAEPIDLLRHPEVDISIAYGNPLRSQGVTTEALGQEEIAPLCAPAWQNQVPDMAMLAQSVLIDSRLNPVRWRDWLALNGAERPSRRSRPSFDRASLAIAAAVDGLGVALESTRLAEQELQRGTLVIPCAGTYTPVLRETHFLSYRTVDRRLPNVMQFRAWLFAEAGITP
- a CDS encoding class II aldolase/adducin family protein is translated as MLDTLDRPATQPNPLLETATPDGKPRVSIYQPEQAGLIFPDIPSFATHAEERLYRQKHLVAACRAFAQHGLDYGFAGHLTVRDPEHPHLYWTNPMAVHFSQVKLSNLILADHDGRVVEGKYAINRAGFVLHAAVHEEHPDIVAMCHAHTVYGTAWASTGRPLPPVSQDAAVFFEDHVVITAEAGAVAVETKAGHSVASAFGKNRAAIHQNHGLLTASRHSIDEAAFWFIALERCCQVQLLIEASGITPQLVPPERARYSRENVGNEFIGWLHFQPIYDQLVATQPDMFD
- a CDS encoding hemerythrin domain-containing protein, giving the protein MNKATIPAAQKTCLSLLLDDHRKVKKLFREFESVKDDTRKEAIVREACMELTVHTQIEEELLYPALQEANHEAFGDMVDEAVVEHAGAKNLIAELESMKPGDDLYDAKFTVLAEYIEHHVKEEEEDLFPKVIRKKIDLQEVGAMMVERKEALMSEAMA
- a CDS encoding GntR family transcriptional regulator encodes the protein MNDIKSNPLYIDQVYEHLLNAIAHGVLAPGSRIRQSALSTSLGVSRQPVSHALQMLKKQGLVRDTGRQGLEVSPIDPHHVLQLYQARQSLEALAATLAAERAANGLATADERKTLSDALESGRALALQATDLAGLVQADASFHVAMYRFSANPVIGEMLKDQWPHLTRAMVGVLDEPGVPQRAWDEHVRITATVLAGDAKTANRLMHEHLQRAGADLFARLTKRISLAA
- a CDS encoding phytanoyl-CoA dioxygenase family protein, coding for MKLTPQQLKDFDELGYIFLPDCFPKEEVAALRQASADIFSQQREEIWREKSGVPRTAFACHTYNEACRLAASDARLIDPLEQLFGEQLYIHQFKINAKAAFTGDVWQWHQDFPTWQKDDGMPEARAMNIAVFLDDVMPINGPLMLVPRSHKTGALPSSHDTQTTAYPLWTLDNDTVAKLVEQNGIVAPTGKAGGVLMFHANLVHGSAGNITPFPRKIVYLTLSAVSNAITKPTRPEFIAHRDFTPVERAPEGALAELAQQHATA
- a CDS encoding TRAP transporter substrate-binding protein — its product is MSMTRRALLKASLTASAATLLTGRAGFAIAQDRKFTYKCAMNTPMTHTIYIRLAEAVERIKTQTDGKVIINLFPSSQLGSDTDVLGQVRAGALETVIMPGVVLANLVPLASLNSVGFAFKDYPAVWKAMDGGLGNHIRSQISKTNLVVQEKIWDNGFRHLTGWQPVNSPADLVGKKVRVPVSPVLLSMFKALGAAPAPINFNELYSALQTHVIDAQENPLTIISTGKLYEVQKFCAMTSHVWDGYWFMSNKKSWEALPAPWRTIVESNLAESAVAQRADSEKLNETLKQELGAKGLTFSTPDTAPFRDALRKSGYYSEWQKKFGDEAWGHLEAAVGKLA
- a CDS encoding TRAP transporter substrate-binding protein is translated as MPISRRALLQTSALAMLGAAHTARAQSGQFTYKCAMNVPVTHPVYLRMVEAADRIKKQTDGQVVLSLFPTNQLGSDTDMLGQVRAGTLETVIMPGVVLANLVPMASLNSIGFAFKDYPTVWKAMDGGVGDQIRAHIRKTNLLVQDKVWDNGFRHMTSWQPVSSPADLTGRRVRVPVSPLLQSLFKSLGAATAPINFNELYNALQNRVIDAQENPLALISTAKLYEVQKYCALTSHVWDGYWFLSNRKAWESIPEATRKIVDRNLAESALAQRADNEQLASTLQAQLTTQGLTFSTPDTTPFRETLRKTGFYVDWKRKFGEEAWAALEKEVGTLV
- a CDS encoding MATE family efflux transporter, which produces MSPRLSRWLPEFRASLALGWPLILTNLAQLALTTTDVLLLARLSADALAAATLATGMYHVLAIFCLGLISATIPLIATALGKRRHAMRDVRRTVTQGLWAAVLICLPMWLLMWHADVVLIALGQRPELAAQAFELMHTLQWALLPHLGYLVLRSFLSAMEQPRWALLVAAIAIVFNAVAAWVLIFGHAGFPALGLAGAGIASTASSTLMFLGLVVVVTRQHRFRRFHLFGNLFATDRARLAGIFKLGLPIGVTLVLEALIFYAAVVMMGWIGSHALAAHAIAMQLISLCFMVPLGLGQVATVRVARAGTDAVAARRAGWAAWMLGVGFMAASALAMLSIPSVLISAFLDINDPVNLAVVALAVKLLACAALFQIADGAQAVSAGMLRGLHDTRVPMLLAAVGYWVLGVPFGAFLAFVVGLGGVGVWLGMATGLTIVAGLLTRRWVKLSRLSRA